One Brassica napus cultivar Da-Ae chromosome C4, Da-Ae, whole genome shotgun sequence genomic region harbors:
- the LOC106375912 gene encoding shikimate kinase 1, chloroplastic isoform X2 produces the protein MIFYMFLFRKSLILISLPLLNFICIIILFIESSNFLTWDFEYFVISVLHMEGAIAQRVQYPTWVDCRKFEGKPLGSLRYSQRVKEEKRFRGLVALAHLQPDRRYDQRRSVSSEVSCSDNNSSVLLEAGRVHPFDKDLILKRKAEEVIPYLNGRSMYLVGMMGSGKTTVGKLMSKVLGYSFFDCDTLIEQAMNGASVAEIFEHHGESFFRGKETDALKKLSSMYHVVVSTGGGAVIRPINWKYMNKGVSIWLDVPLEALAHRIAAVGTDSRPLLHDESGDAYTVAFKRLSTIWDERGEAYTNANARVSLEIKLGYKDVSDLTPTEIAIEAFEQVQSFLEKEETVEIPDGDL, from the exons ATGatcttttatatgtttttgtttcggAAAAGTCTCATTCTTATTTCCCTTCCGTTACTCAATTTCATTTGTATAATCATTTTATTCATAGAAAGCTCGAATTTTCTGACTTG GGATTTTGAATACTTTGTAATAAGTGTTTTGCATATGGAAGGAGCTATTGCTCAGAGGGTTCAGTACCCAACATGGGTTGATTGCAGAAAGTTTGAGGGGAAGCCGCTTGGATCATTGCGGTATTCTCAGCGAGTTAAGGAAGAGAAAAGGTTCAGAGGTCTTGTTGCTTTGGCTCATTTGCAACCTGACAGAAGATATGATCAACGGAGATCGGTTTCTTCAGAGGTTTCATGTTCTGACAACAACTCTTCAG taTTGTTGGAGGCGGGAAGAGTTCATCCATTTGATAAAGATCTAATCCTTAAG AGAAAAGCAGAAGAGGTTATACCGTATTTGAATGGACGGTCTATGTACCTTGTTG GGATGATGGGTTCTGGGAAAACAACCGTTGGGAAGTTAATGTCTAAAGTGCTCGGTTATTCCTTCTTTGACTG TGACACTCTGATTGAGCAGGCGATGAATGGAGCTTCTGTGGCAGAGATATTCGAGCATCATGGAGAGAGTTTCTTTAGAGGAAAGGAG aCTGATGCACTAAAGAAGCTCTCTTCAATGTATCACGTTGTTGTTTCAACTGGTGGAGGTGCAGTTATAAGACCTATTAACTG GAAATATATGAACAAAGGAGTCAGCATTTGGCTAGATGTGCCTCTTGAAGCCTTAGCACATAGAATCGCTGCTGTTGGAACTGATTCGCGGCCACTGTTACACGATGAATCAGGAGATGCATACACTGTG GCTTTCAAGCGTCTTTCAACGATTTGGGATGAGCGCGGTGAAGCATACACAAACGCAAATGCTAGAGTCTCCTTAGAAA TCAAGCTTGGATACAAAGACGTCTCAGATCTCACACCAACTGAAATCGCCATTGAG GCCTTTGAGCAAGTTCAGAGCTTTctagaaaaagaagaaacagtGGAGATCCCCGACGGCGACCTCTAG
- the LOC106375912 gene encoding shikimate kinase 1, chloroplastic isoform X1 produces the protein MIFYMFLFRKSLILISLPLLNFICIIILFIESSNFLTWDFEYFVISVLHMEGAIAQRVQYPTWVDCRKFEGKPLGSLRYSQRVKEEKRFRGLVALAHLQPDRRYDQRRSVSSEVSCSDNNSSVLLEAGRVHPFDKDLILKRKAEEVIPYLNGRSMYLVGMMGSGKTTVGKLMSKVLGYSFFDCDTLIEQAMNGASVAEIFEHHGESFFRGKETDALKKLSSMYHVVVSTGGGAVIRPINWKYMNKGVSIWLDVPLEALAHRIAAVGTDSRPLLHDESGDAYTVAFKRLSTIWDERGEAYTNANARVSLENIAVKLGYKDVSDLTPTEIAIEAFEQVQSFLEKEETVEIPDGDL, from the exons ATGatcttttatatgtttttgtttcggAAAAGTCTCATTCTTATTTCCCTTCCGTTACTCAATTTCATTTGTATAATCATTTTATTCATAGAAAGCTCGAATTTTCTGACTTG GGATTTTGAATACTTTGTAATAAGTGTTTTGCATATGGAAGGAGCTATTGCTCAGAGGGTTCAGTACCCAACATGGGTTGATTGCAGAAAGTTTGAGGGGAAGCCGCTTGGATCATTGCGGTATTCTCAGCGAGTTAAGGAAGAGAAAAGGTTCAGAGGTCTTGTTGCTTTGGCTCATTTGCAACCTGACAGAAGATATGATCAACGGAGATCGGTTTCTTCAGAGGTTTCATGTTCTGACAACAACTCTTCAG taTTGTTGGAGGCGGGAAGAGTTCATCCATTTGATAAAGATCTAATCCTTAAG AGAAAAGCAGAAGAGGTTATACCGTATTTGAATGGACGGTCTATGTACCTTGTTG GGATGATGGGTTCTGGGAAAACAACCGTTGGGAAGTTAATGTCTAAAGTGCTCGGTTATTCCTTCTTTGACTG TGACACTCTGATTGAGCAGGCGATGAATGGAGCTTCTGTGGCAGAGATATTCGAGCATCATGGAGAGAGTTTCTTTAGAGGAAAGGAG aCTGATGCACTAAAGAAGCTCTCTTCAATGTATCACGTTGTTGTTTCAACTGGTGGAGGTGCAGTTATAAGACCTATTAACTG GAAATATATGAACAAAGGAGTCAGCATTTGGCTAGATGTGCCTCTTGAAGCCTTAGCACATAGAATCGCTGCTGTTGGAACTGATTCGCGGCCACTGTTACACGATGAATCAGGAGATGCATACACTGTG GCTTTCAAGCGTCTTTCAACGATTTGGGATGAGCGCGGTGAAGCATACACAAACGCAAATGCTAGAGTCTCCTTAGAAA ATATTGCAGTCAAGCTTGGATACAAAGACGTCTCAGATCTCACACCAACTGAAATCGCCATTGAG GCCTTTGAGCAAGTTCAGAGCTTTctagaaaaagaagaaacagtGGAGATCCCCGACGGCGACCTCTAG
- the LOC106375912 gene encoding shikimate kinase 1, chloroplastic isoform X3 translates to MEGAIAQRVQYPTWVDCRKFEGKPLGSLRYSQRVKEEKRFRGLVALAHLQPDRRYDQRRSVSSEVSCSDNNSSVLLEAGRVHPFDKDLILKRKAEEVIPYLNGRSMYLVGMMGSGKTTVGKLMSKVLGYSFFDCDTLIEQAMNGASVAEIFEHHGESFFRGKETDALKKLSSMYHVVVSTGGGAVIRPINWKYMNKGVSIWLDVPLEALAHRIAAVGTDSRPLLHDESGDAYTVAFKRLSTIWDERGEAYTNANARVSLENIAVKLGYKDVSDLTPTEIAIEAFEQVQSFLEKEETVEIPDGDL, encoded by the exons ATGGAAGGAGCTATTGCTCAGAGGGTTCAGTACCCAACATGGGTTGATTGCAGAAAGTTTGAGGGGAAGCCGCTTGGATCATTGCGGTATTCTCAGCGAGTTAAGGAAGAGAAAAGGTTCAGAGGTCTTGTTGCTTTGGCTCATTTGCAACCTGACAGAAGATATGATCAACGGAGATCGGTTTCTTCAGAGGTTTCATGTTCTGACAACAACTCTTCAG taTTGTTGGAGGCGGGAAGAGTTCATCCATTTGATAAAGATCTAATCCTTAAG AGAAAAGCAGAAGAGGTTATACCGTATTTGAATGGACGGTCTATGTACCTTGTTG GGATGATGGGTTCTGGGAAAACAACCGTTGGGAAGTTAATGTCTAAAGTGCTCGGTTATTCCTTCTTTGACTG TGACACTCTGATTGAGCAGGCGATGAATGGAGCTTCTGTGGCAGAGATATTCGAGCATCATGGAGAGAGTTTCTTTAGAGGAAAGGAG aCTGATGCACTAAAGAAGCTCTCTTCAATGTATCACGTTGTTGTTTCAACTGGTGGAGGTGCAGTTATAAGACCTATTAACTG GAAATATATGAACAAAGGAGTCAGCATTTGGCTAGATGTGCCTCTTGAAGCCTTAGCACATAGAATCGCTGCTGTTGGAACTGATTCGCGGCCACTGTTACACGATGAATCAGGAGATGCATACACTGTG GCTTTCAAGCGTCTTTCAACGATTTGGGATGAGCGCGGTGAAGCATACACAAACGCAAATGCTAGAGTCTCCTTAGAAA ATATTGCAGTCAAGCTTGGATACAAAGACGTCTCAGATCTCACACCAACTGAAATCGCCATTGAG GCCTTTGAGCAAGTTCAGAGCTTTctagaaaaagaagaaacagtGGAGATCCCCGACGGCGACCTCTAG
- the LOC106375911 gene encoding F-box/kelch-repeat protein SKIP6-like, with the protein MAATTSSSDDPPEPKTPTQLIPSLPDDVALNCLARVSRCDHPNLSLVSKSFRSLPKSPLLYAIRSLANATENILYVAIRIPPETGARWFTLLRRASTNSHLLVPIPSCPSPSLVGSAYAVVGSEIYVIGGSVKDVPSSSVWVLNCKFHTWRRVANMRVGREFAAAGVIDGKIYVIGGCVVDNWARSINWAEVFDVKAQTWEAVASPGVEVREKWMHASAVMEGRVYAMADRNGVVYEPNKREWGVPEKRLDLGWRGRACVIEDVLYCYDYLGKIRGYDPKERVWREVRGVESLPKFLCGATMANRGGKLAVLWEGKAGSGGARRMEIWCAEIEVERRGDGGIWGKILWSDAVFTVPNDSAIVNCLAATV; encoded by the coding sequence ATGGCGGCGACAACGAGTTCCAGCGACGATCCACCTGAACCGAAAACGCCTACGCAATTGATTCCGTCGTTACCAGACGACGTCGCTCTGAACTGCCTTGCACGCGTCTCCAGATGCGACCATCCAAACCTCTCTCTCGTCTCCAAGTCATTCCGATCCCTCCCCAAATCTCCCCTCCTCTACGCCATCAGATCCCTCGCCAACGCCACCGAAAACATCCTCTACGTCGCGATCCGCATACCGCCCGAAACAGGCGCCCGCTGGTTCACTCTCCTCCGCCGAGCCTCGACGAACTCTCACCTCCTCGTCCCCATCCCTTCCTGTCCTTCGCCCTCCCTCGTCGGATCCGCTTACGCTGTCGTCGGCTCGGAGATCTACGTCATCGGCGGATCTGTTAAAGACGTGCCTTCTTCTAGCGTCTGGGTTCTCAATTGCAAGTTCCACACTTGGCGACGAGTCGCGAACATGAGGGTAGGTCGCGAGTTCGCAGCGGCTGGTGTGATCGACGGGAAGATCTACGTGATCGGAGGGTGCGTGGTTGATAATTGGGCCCGTTCGATTAATTGGGCCGAGGTGTTCGACGTCAAGGCCCAGACTTGGGAGGCCGTGGCTAGCCCAGGGGTGGAGGTGCGTGAGAAGTGGATGCACGCGAGTGCTGTTATGGAAGGGAGAGTCTACGCGATGGCTGATCGAAACGGCGTCGTTTACGAGCCTAATAAAAGGGAGTGGGGCGTGCCTGAGAAGAGGCTTGATTTGGGGTGGAGAGGGAGAGCTTGTGTGATTGAGGATGTTCTGTATTGTTATGATTACTTGGGGAAGATTAGAGGGTATGATCCGAAAGAGAGGGTTTGGAGAGAGGTGAGAGGTGTGGAGTCGCTTCCCAAGTTTCTCTGTGGTGCTACTATGGCGAATAGGGGTGGGAAGCTTGCGGTTCTGTGGGAAGGGAAAGCTGGTAGTGGAGGTGCTAGGAGGATGGAGATTTGGTGCGCTGAGATTGAGGTTGAGAGGCGTGGAGATGGGGGGATTTGGGGGAAGATACTGTGGTCTGATGCTGTGTTTACGGTTCCTAATGACTCCGCCATTGTGAATTGCTTAGCGGCTACAGTTTGA
- the LOC106375913 gene encoding uncharacterized protein LOC106375913 isoform X1 produces MVALAVSSSGIASFRRHYSFCLRPRNPPTQAAVSPSSSASPGVDLSTLESAINKKDSSGVKEALDRLSEEGWAKKWSSQPYMSRRTTSLRELTTLGIKNAETLAIPSVRNDAAFLFTVVGTTGFIAVLAGQLPGDWGFFVPYLVGSISLVVLAVGSVSPGLLQAAISGFSTFFPDYQERIAAHEAAHFLVAYLIGLPILGYSLDIGKEHVNLIDERLAKLIYSGQLDSKELDRLAAVAMAGLAAEGLKYDKVIGQSADLFSLQRFINRSQPKISNEQQQNLTRWAVLYSASLLKNNKTIHEALMAAMSNNASVLECIKTIETAS; encoded by the exons ATGGTTGCATTAGCTGTTTCTTCCTCGGGCATTGCTTCGTTTCGCCGGCATTATAGCTTCTGTTTACGTCCGCGAAACCCTCCGACTCAAGCAGCAGTTtcgccttcttcttctgcttctcctGGTGTTGATTTGAGTACCCTCGAGTCCGCCATTAACAAG AAAGATAGTAGTGGCGTGAAGGAAGCTCTGGATCGATTGAGTGAAGAAGGTTGGGCTAAGAAATGGAG TTCTCAGCCTTACATGTCGCGTCGTACG acaTCGCTTCGGGAGCTGACAACGCTAGGAATCAAAAACGCAGAGACTCTTGCCATCCCTAGTGTCAGGAACGAT GCTGCTTTTCTTTTCACTGTTGTCGGAACAACCGGTTTCATAGCTGTACTTGCCGGCCAACTTCCCGGG GACTGGGGGTTCTTTGTGCCTTACTTAGTTGGGAGCATCTCACTGGTAGTTTTGGCCGTGGGAAGCGTTTCACCTGG GCTTCTTCAAGCTGCCATTTCCGGGTTTTCGACATTCTTCCCTGATTATCAAGAACGTATTGCCGCACATGAAGCAGCTCACTTCTTAG TGGCTTACTTAATTGGACTTCCAATCCTCGGCTACTCGCTTGATATTGGTAAAGAACACGTTAATCTCATCGACGAGAGGCTAGCTAAACTAATATACAGCGGCCAGCTTGACTCAAAGGAGCTTGATAG GTTGGCTGCTGTTGCAATGGCTGGACTTGCTGCCGAGGGTCTGAAGTATGACAAAGTGATCGGCCAATCTGCGGATTTGTTCTCTCTTCAG AGGTTCATCAACAGGAGCCAACCTAAAATCAGTAATGAACAGCAGCAAAATCTAACGAGATGGGCT GTTCTTTACTCTGCTTCTCTTCTGAAGAACAACAAGACCATCCATGAAGCTCTAATGGCTGCAATGTCCAACAATGCATCTGTTCTTGAATGTATCAAGACCATTGAGACAGCTTCCTAG
- the LOC106375913 gene encoding uncharacterized protein LOC106375913 isoform X2 has product MEFSALHVASYGTSLRELTTLGIKNAETLAIPSVRNDAAFLFTVVGTTGFIAVLAGQLPGDWGFFVPYLVGSISLVVLAVGSVSPGLLQAAISGFSTFFPDYQERIAAHEAAHFLVAYLIGLPILGYSLDIGKEHVNLIDERLAKLIYSGQLDSKELDRLAAVAMAGLAAEGLKYDKVIGQSADLFSLQRFINRSQPKISNEQQQNLTRWAVLYSASLLKNNKTIHEALMAAMSNNASVLECIKTIETAS; this is encoded by the exons ATGGAG TTCTCAGCCTTACATGTCGCGTCGTACGGT acaTCGCTTCGGGAGCTGACAACGCTAGGAATCAAAAACGCAGAGACTCTTGCCATCCCTAGTGTCAGGAACGAT GCTGCTTTTCTTTTCACTGTTGTCGGAACAACCGGTTTCATAGCTGTACTTGCCGGCCAACTTCCCGGG GACTGGGGGTTCTTTGTGCCTTACTTAGTTGGGAGCATCTCACTGGTAGTTTTGGCCGTGGGAAGCGTTTCACCTGG GCTTCTTCAAGCTGCCATTTCCGGGTTTTCGACATTCTTCCCTGATTATCAAGAACGTATTGCCGCACATGAAGCAGCTCACTTCTTAG TGGCTTACTTAATTGGACTTCCAATCCTCGGCTACTCGCTTGATATTGGTAAAGAACACGTTAATCTCATCGACGAGAGGCTAGCTAAACTAATATACAGCGGCCAGCTTGACTCAAAGGAGCTTGATAG GTTGGCTGCTGTTGCAATGGCTGGACTTGCTGCCGAGGGTCTGAAGTATGACAAAGTGATCGGCCAATCTGCGGATTTGTTCTCTCTTCAG AGGTTCATCAACAGGAGCCAACCTAAAATCAGTAATGAACAGCAGCAAAATCTAACGAGATGGGCT GTTCTTTACTCTGCTTCTCTTCTGAAGAACAACAAGACCATCCATGAAGCTCTAATGGCTGCAATGTCCAACAATGCATCTGTTCTTGAATGTATCAAGACCATTGAGACAGCTTCCTAG